One window from the genome of Bacteroidales bacterium encodes:
- the frr gene encoding ribosome recycling factor, with protein sequence MNEDVQMQFEILEESLNNSLTHLQKELLKLRAGKANPHMLSGITVENYGQQTPLNQVANVGTMDAQTIIVQPWDKSMLTVIEKEIQKANLGFNPQNNGERILINVPPLTEERRREIVKFVKTEEENCKISLRGARREALDGFKQLKEDGLSEDEQKRAEDQVQEKIDEYVKKVENIITEKEKEIMTV encoded by the coding sequence ATGAATGAAGATGTTCAAATGCAATTTGAAATATTGGAAGAAAGCCTGAATAATTCTCTTACACATTTACAAAAAGAACTTTTAAAATTAAGAGCAGGAAAGGCAAATCCACACATGCTGTCAGGAATAACGGTTGAGAATTACGGACAACAAACACCTTTAAATCAAGTTGCTAATGTGGGTACAATGGATGCACAAACTATTATTGTACAGCCTTGGGATAAATCAATGTTAACGGTTATTGAAAAAGAAATTCAAAAAGCAAATCTCGGATTCAACCCTCAAAACAACGGAGAGAGAATTCTCATTAATGTTCCTCCTTTAACAGAAGAACGTCGAAGAGAGATAGTTAAATTTGTTAAAACCGAAGAAGAAAATTGTAAAATCAGTCTTCGAGGTGCAAGAAGAGAAGCATTGGACGGGTTTAAACAGTTGAAAGAAGACGGCCTTTCAGAAGATGAACAAAAACGAGCTGAAGACCAAGTTCAAGAAAAAATTGACGAATACGTAAAAAAAGTTGAAAACAT